In one Aeromicrobium wangtongii genomic region, the following are encoded:
- a CDS encoding MFS transporter, with amino-acid sequence MAFALLALALGGFAIGTTEFMTMGLLEEIADGIGRTNAETGHIITAYAFGVVVGAPIIVSLGARLPKKGLAIGLILALGVGNAITAVASGYLPVMLARFVAGLPHGAYFGVASLLAASLVRPELKGRAVSSVMLGLSVATVAGVPASTILGQTLGWRSAYWAVLIITIAAAAMIYLFVPHSPANAEASLRGELVALKQPQVLFAVSAGMIGFGGLFAMYSYIAPIVTKEMDLSDSWIAAFTLAYGAGSVLGSWAAGILADWNVERSVLFGFLATAIVLVVFYVSVPYVVPALLLVLLVGVLGSVVAITLQIRLMDAAGDAQMLGAALNHSALNLANGLGAFLGSVIITAGHGYRATAWVGVVLSLVGAAIFAVGLAAQRRSRSAGGAAQRV; translated from the coding sequence GTGGCATTCGCGTTGCTGGCCCTGGCGCTGGGCGGATTCGCCATCGGCACCACCGAGTTCATGACGATGGGCCTGCTGGAGGAGATCGCCGACGGCATCGGTCGCACGAATGCCGAGACCGGTCACATCATCACCGCGTACGCGTTCGGCGTGGTCGTGGGTGCCCCGATCATCGTGTCGCTGGGCGCACGCCTGCCCAAGAAGGGGCTCGCGATCGGGCTGATCCTCGCGCTGGGCGTCGGCAACGCGATCACGGCGGTCGCCAGCGGCTACCTGCCGGTCATGCTGGCGCGCTTCGTCGCCGGTCTCCCGCACGGCGCCTACTTCGGCGTCGCCTCGCTGCTGGCGGCCTCCCTCGTGCGGCCCGAGCTGAAGGGCCGGGCGGTCAGCTCGGTCATGCTGGGCCTGTCCGTCGCGACGGTCGCCGGTGTCCCGGCCAGCACGATCCTGGGGCAGACGCTGGGCTGGCGCAGCGCCTACTGGGCGGTGCTGATCATCACGATCGCCGCAGCGGCCATGATCTACCTGTTCGTGCCGCACTCGCCCGCCAACGCGGAGGCGTCGCTGCGCGGTGAGCTGGTTGCGCTGAAGCAGCCGCAGGTGCTGTTCGCGGTATCGGCCGGCATGATCGGCTTCGGTGGGCTGTTCGCGATGTACAGCTACATCGCGCCCATCGTCACCAAGGAGATGGACCTGTCGGACTCGTGGATCGCGGCGTTCACGCTGGCCTACGGCGCCGGCTCCGTGCTCGGTTCGTGGGCCGCGGGCATCCTGGCCGACTGGAACGTCGAGCGCTCGGTGCTGTTCGGTTTCTTGGCCACGGCCATCGTGCTGGTGGTCTTCTACGTCTCGGTGCCCTATGTCGTGCCGGCGCTGCTCCTGGTGCTGCTGGTCGGCGTCCTCGGCTCGGTCGTGGCCATCACGCTGCAGATCCGCCTGATGGACGCCGCGGGCGACGCCCAGATGCTCGGCGCCGCTCTCAACCACTCCGCGCTGAACCTGGCCAACGGCCTGGGCGCCTTCCTCGGCTCGGTGATCATCACCGCCGGCCACGGCTACCGCGCGACCGCCTGGGTCGGGGTCGTCCTGTCCCTGGTGGGCGCTGCGATCTTCGCCGTCGGCCTGGCCGCCCAGCGCCGCTCCCGTTCCGCCGGCGGTGCGGCTCAGCGAGTCTGA